The proteins below are encoded in one region of Helianthus annuus cultivar XRQ/B chromosome 2, HanXRQr2.0-SUNRISE, whole genome shotgun sequence:
- the LOC110915196 gene encoding cytochrome P450 81Q32 — protein MEFPYLLTTLLFLASYLLTTRLRRQSSTLPPTVFPSLPIIGHLYLLKPPIYRTLAKLSAKHGPILRLQLGYRHALVISSPAVVEECLNKNDIIFANRPKMLYGKIIGVNYTSLGWSPYGENWRHLRRIAAIEVLSIHRLNEFHDIRVDEARLLIRKLLSSFNSGSSQVTMKYVFYELTLNVIMRMICGKRYFGGDNPELEEEGKRFREMLEETFVLAASSNIGDYLPVFSWLWLNRLEKKLIKLQEKREAFFQGLIEQLRKSKGTEDANKKKTMIELLLTLQETEPEYYTDTMIRNFVLALLAAGSDTSAGTMEWVMAVLLNHPQVLKKAQNEIDNVIGNNRLVDESDIPNLPYLRCIINETLRLYPAGPLLVPHEASSDCVVGGYNIPRGTMLIVNLWAIHHDPMVWDDPEMFKPERFEGLEGTRDGFKLFPFGSGRRSCPGEALAIRMLGMALGSIIQCFDWERTSEELVDMTEGPGVTMPKAIPLVAKFKPRQEMTNLLSEL, from the exons ATGGAGTTTCCGTATCTACTCACCACCCTCCTCTTCTTAGCCTCCTACCTCCTCACCACCCGTCTCCGCCGCCAATCCTCCACCCTCCCACCCACCGTCTTCCCCTCTCTCCCCATCATCGGCCACCTCTACCTCCTCAAACCACCAATCTACCGAACTCTAGCCAAACTCTCCGCCAAACACGGCCCAATCCTCCGTCTCCAGTTAGGTTACCGCCATGCCCTCGTCATCTCCTCCCCTGCTGTTGTCGAAGAATGTTTGAATAAGAATGACATCATCTTTGCCAACCGCCCCAAGATGTTGTATGGAAAAATCATCGGCGTTAATTACACTAGCCTCGGATGGTCGCCTTATGGCGAAAACTGGCGCCACCTCCGCCGCATTGCCGCCATAGAGGTCTTGTCGATACACCGTCTCAACGAGTTCCATGACATTCGCGTTGACGAAGCCAGACTTCTGATCCGTAAACTGCTTTCCAGTTTCAACTCTGGTTCTTCTCAG GTAACAATGAAGTATGTGTTTTACGAACTAACGTTGAACGTGATTATGAGGATGATCTGCGGTAAGAGGTACTTTGGTGGAGATAATCCGGAGTTGGAAGAGGAAGGGAAGCGGTTCCGGGAGATGCTGGAGGAGACGTTTGTGCTCGCCGCATCTTCTAACATCGGAGATTACTTGCCAGTGTTTAGTTGGTTGTGGTTGAACAGGTTGGAGAAGAAGTTGATTAAGTTGCAGGAAAAAAGAGAAGCCTTCTTTCAGGGGTTGATTGAGCAACTTAGGAAATCTAAAGGGActgaagatgcaaataagaaaaaGACCATGATTGAACTGCTGTTAACGTTGCAAGAAACGGAACCAGAGTACTACACTGATACAATGATTCGAAACTTTGTGCTG GCTTTATTAGCCGCAGGAAGTGACACATCGGCTGGAACCATGGAATGGGTTATGGCAGTTTTGCTAAACCACCCACAAGTTTTAAAAAAAGCACAAAACGAAATCGATAATGTTATCGGGAATAATCGTCTAGTTGACGAGTCAGACATACCGAACTTACCTTACCTACGCTGTATCATAAACGAGACATTACGATTATATCCTGCGGGCCCGTTACTAGTTCCACACGAGGCGTCAAGTGATTGTGTTGTTGGTGGCTACAACATCCCACGTGGGACGATGCTGATTGTAAACCTATGGGCCATACATCATGACCCGATGGTGTGGGACGACCCGGAAATGTTTAAGCCAGAAAGGTTTGAAGGGTTAGAAGGGACACGAGACGGGTTTAAGTTATTTCCATTTGGGTCCGGAAGGAGGAGTTGTCCAGGGGAAGCGTTGGCGATTCGAATGCTAGGGATGGCTTTAGGTTCGATTATTCAATGCTTTGATTGGGAACGAACGAGTGAAGAGTTGGTTGATATGACCGAAGGTCCTGGGGTCACCATGCCTAAGGCAATTCCATTGGTAGCCAAGTTTAAACCGCGACAAGAGATGACGAATCTACTGTCCGAGTTATGA